The window ATTTTTATAGAAACCTTAGTTATTAAAATAAAGGATCTATATCTATTTTAATTTTAATTGTCATATCATTGATTCAGTTAACCATACTAAGTTTTATCATTAAAAATAATGGGTAAAAAAAAGTAAAAATTGGTTGTAGGACATTCCTTAAAGAGTCGGTTCAAAAAAACAAAAACATTGAAATTTTTATTTAATAGTTTCTATCTGTCTTGTTCTTTTAAAAGTTTTAAATCCTCTTTTATATTAATTCTTAAATTAAGGATACTTGAAACTAGTCTTGGTGCAAAAAATATTCCCATTAATGCTAGTTTGTAGCATTTTTCATATTTGGGTGAAAACTTTTTTAACCATCTAATTTTAAAAAATAAAATTAGTCCAAAAATCATATTAGTTATTAAAAAGAAAATTACTAAATCATCAAATCATATAAGCAGTAATGTTATCAATAATCTATATTCAAATGGTGTTATTTCTATACCATAGTTTATATAGGTTATATAAAGTTTTAACTGTAACACTATTAGTGGTATTCATGTAAAAAAAAGTATAAATGTAGCTAAAGATACTAGAACTAAATAAATTCAAGAAACAAGTCTAACACTTTTAATTTTCTTAATAAAAGTTTTTATGCTAGAATTTTCATCTTTTTTTGCTCTCAATAAAAACATTTAACTCTTTACTATTAGTCATAAACTATCCTATATATTTGGTATTTTTATTTGCTCAATGTTAATATAAACTCTATTCCCTAGTTTTTAGGAAACAAAAAATAAAAAATATAAAACTTTAATCTTTCAATAATAGCAATAAATAAAAACTTAACATCAGTAAATGAAAGATAAACATAAACAATAACCTTTCATCTTATATATTATTTTATTCCAATATTATTAAATGCTTTAGCTTGAACTTTACCTTCTTGTAACTAATAAGTCATTCAAAAAAACTTTTATTATTTATAAAAACTTAAAGTATCAATGTGCGGAAACAAATGACTAATATTATTAATAAAATTAATTCCTATATAAGGAATAAATATGTATTTAAGCTGCCAATAAGTACATTTATAGATAAATATTAAATCCATTTCTTTTGCAGTTAATCAAATTTAAAGCATTTAAATATATCAAAATTATGAAAATGGTAATTAAATAAAAAAATTGAAATGTTATACACACAAAATAAATATGTGTATACTTAAACATTTCAATTAGCAAATTTGTTTAATATTAGAAATTAGAAATATAATCTAAAAATTCTTGCATTTTTTCAGCTGTTGTTACATCTTCAAAATAGTTGGATAATTTAACTCCCATTTTAAAGGATCACTCTTCTACTCTATCCAATTGCTCTCTACTGATTTGAGTTTTATCACTACAATTGTTTCTGAATAACAAATTATTTCTTTTTAATTCATTAAAATCACTTTGAGATAAATTATTCATTTTTTTAAAATGGTTTAGTGTTTTATCTTCTTTATTTAGTAAACTAGCAAAATTAATATGTTGACAATTGTGACAATCATTACAAAGTAATAATAAATTAGTTAATATTTGATGTCTATTTTCATAATTAAATGTTCATTCTTCATGACAATGTAAATACTTTAAAACTTTAGTATTTTTAGGATCAAATTGTCTATTACAAAATTCACATTTATATTTTTTGTATTTTCTAACATTATTTACAATTGTGTTTCAGTGTTCTTTTTTTAAAATATATCTTAAGTTATTATAATGTGCTCCAGCTGGTAAATAATCTAGTTGGAAAATTAAGGATTTACTCATAGCTATTTATCCTTATACATATTTTTCTCTAAGAATAGTCCAGTATAAGATACAGCTTTTTTCTCAATGATTTCTTCAGGTGTTCCATAAGCTACTAATTGTCCACCATTAATTCCACCATCTGGTCCTAAATCAATTACATAGTCTGCACATTTTATTAAATCTAGATTATGCTCAACAACTATTACAGTGTCACCATTGTCCACAATTCTATTTAATACAGTAATTAGCTTAGCAATGTCATGGATGTGTAATCCAGTTGTTGGTTCATCTAATACATAAATTGTTTTTCCAGTTGCTCTTTTTTGAAGATACTTAGCTAGTTTAATTCTTTGAGCTTCTCCTCCTGATAAATGGGTTGAAGAAGTTCCTAGTTTTAAATAATCTATTCCAACTTCAACCATTAAATCTAATTTTCTTTTAATTTCAGGAATTTCATAGAAGAAGTCTCTTGCTTCAACTACCGACATTTCAAGAACATCATAAATTGATTTGCCTTTATATAAAACTTGAAGTGTTTCTTGATTATATTTTTTACCATTACAACTTTCACACTTAACAAACACATCTGGTAAAAAGTGCATTTCAATTTTTATTAATCCATCACCAGAACAGTTTTCACAACGTCCTCCTGAAACATTAAAAGAGAATCTTCCTTTTTGAAATCCTCTAGCTTTAGCTTCTTTTGTATTTGCAAATAGATCTCTAATATCATCAAAAACAGATACATAAGTTGCAGGATTACTTCTAGGTGTTCTACCAATTGGATCTTGAGAAACTTTAATAATTTTATCTACATTTTTAAGACCTTTAATATCTTTAAAAGGAGCAGGAACAATAAAAGGATTAGTTAATTTCTTTTCTATCCCTTTAATTAATGTTTCATTAATTAAAGTAGATTTACCACTTCCTGAAACCCCAGTAACTGCAATTAGTTTATTTAATGGAAAACTCACAGTAACATTTTTTAAATTATTACCACTTGCACCAACTAATTCGATTGTCTTTCCATTACCATGTCTTCTTTTACTAGGAACTTCTATTTTTAGTTTTCCAGATAAATATTGAGCAGTAATAGATTTTTTATTTTCACTAACTTCTGAAACTGTTCCAGCAGCAACTACTTCACCACCAAAGTCTCCAGCTTTAGGACCAATATCAATTAAATAATCTGATGCTCTAATAGTATCTTCATCATGTTCAACAACTATTAAAGTATTTCCTAAATCTCTCATCTTCTTTAATGTTTCAATTAGTTTCTCATTATCTTTTTGGTGTAAACCAATTGATGGTTCATCCAATACATATAAAACACCTGTTAAAGATGATCCAATTTGAGTAGCTAATCTAATTCTTTGAGATTCACCACCTGAAAGTGTAGAAGCACTTCTAGATAAAGTTAAATAATTTAAACCAACATTTTCTAAAAAAGATAATCTATCTACAATTTCTTTTAAAGCAAGGTGGGCAATATTTCTATCAGTTTCATTTAGTTCTAATTCAATAAAGAAATTAGTTAAATCATTAATATTTTTTTCAGTTAAATCAATTATATTTTTATTGTTAATTTTTACTGATAATGCTTCAATTGAAAGTTTTTGACCATTACAACTTGGACAGCTTAAGTTAGACATGAATTTTTCATAATATTCTCTAGCACGTTCAGACTGTGTTTCACTAAATCTTCTCATGATTAGATTAACTAAACCATTGTTATATAAAAAACTTGAACTTGAATATATTGATTGTTCATTAACATCTATTTTTAATTCACCAATATCTTCATCACCATAGAAAATAATATTTTTTTCTTTTTTACTTAATTCTTTAAATGGGACGTCAAGATTGATGTCATGTTCTTTTCAAACACTCATCTCTCTTTTTAAATCCATTGTTGGTGTCATCATTACACTTCTAAAATATGCAATTGCACCTTCTTTAATTGAAAGAGATGGATCTGGAACTATTTTTGCAGTATCAGGTAAAAAGTTAAAACCTATCCCATTACAACTTTTACAAGCACCAACTGGAGAGTTAAAAGAGAAAAATCTAGGTTCTAATTCCGGGATTGAAAAGCCACATTCATTACATGCATGGTTTTGAGAAAAGAATAATTCTTTATCATCAACTAAAACAATAACTTTACCATTTGCTTCTTTAACAGACTTTTCAATAGCATCATAAATTCTACTTCTAGTAACTGTATCATTATTCAAAATAATTCTGTCTATTAAGATATCGATGTTATGTTTTTTAGTTTTTTCTAATTCAATTTCATCATCTAAAGAATAAATATTTCCATCAATTCTAAGTCTTAGATAACCTTGTCTTTTTAACTCTTCTATTTTATTTTTAAAAGTTCCTTTTTCTTGACTAATAATAGGAGATAAGATTTGAATTTTTGATTCTTCTTTATTTTCATAAACTGTATCTATCATTTGTTTGATAGACAAAGTAGATATTAGACCATGTCCATTAGGACAATAAGGTTTACCAATTCTTGAAAATAATAATCTTAAATAATCATAAATTTCAGTAACTGTACCTACTGTTGATCTAGGGTTATGAGAAGTTGTTTTTTGATCAATTGAAATTGCAGGAGATAAACCTTCAATTGAATCAACATCAGGCTTTTCATTCCCTCCTAAAAATTGTCTAGCATAAGAAGATAGTGATTCTAAGTATCTTCTTTGACCTTCAGCATAAATAGTATCAAAAGCTAAAGATGATTTACCACTTCCACTTAATCCAGTCATTACAACAAATTTGTTTTTAGGAATATCTATATCAACATTTTTTAAATTATTCTCTCTTGCACCTTTTACAACAATAAAATCTCTAGTATTAACTTTGTTATTCATACAATTACTCCTTATTTAGATTAAAACAAGAAACTATATAATTTTATATTAATAAAATTACTTAATATGATTTTCATTAAGAAAAAATATTGAAGATGATTTTAAAGGCTTACTTTTTTTATTTGCTAAAAAGAAAAAACCTCAATTTTCACCTTTTTGTTGCACCCATAAATAATCATTATTGAAAAAACTGATAATCCAATAAAAATTATCTTTGTCATATCTACATTTTTTCAAAACTCACATATTATTTTTATTTGGATATTTTGATAAATTAACTTTCTGTCATTCTAACCATCTATATGGTTTCCCATCTTTTGCATTATTCTTCATTGCAAAAATATCAGTATTAAGTTTATAGTGGTTATTGTAATCAACCATTAAAATACTTAAAGTATTTAAACAATATAATAAGTTAGATAAATCACTTTTGTTTTCATTTGATCTTGCTTGTTCTATTTTGACATCATTTTTTTCGTCATTATATGTAAGAAAAATATTAGGTTTAAAATATTGATATTTTCACATTCATGATAAATTAATGTTAATTAATTCTGGAACATGTACATTCATTCCATAAATAAAGTTTTGTGTATTTTTAGAATACTTAGATAAGTTAAGGTTAATTAAATCATATGCAAAACTATATTTCTTTTTAGGGTTTAAGAAAACAAAAGAATTATTATTATGCTTAATTGCTAATTCCAAATGCTGGAATATTTTATTACTTGGTTTTAAATAGAAGTGACTTGAATGAGCGTGCTCCAAGTGAAAATTTTGATTAGGGTTATTCTCACAAGCTGGCAACATATCAAATTCAGCAATATCTTTAGATTTATCATAATTTGTTAGTGTGATTGCAAAAGGCACAGATTCTTTATTGAAGTCAAAAATAAATCTACCTGATTTATCAAAATAAATTTTATTAATATCTTCTTTATTTTTTGTTTTTGAAACAAAAAATATTCTTCCCCTTTTTTTAGTAGTACTTGCATTTAAGTAAACACTTTTATCTTGGAATTTTTCATAAGTAAATAATAGTTCAAAGGGTTTTGGTTGTTTATAACCATAGTTTAAACATCTTTGTTCTTCCATAAACACATCATAAAAAAGTGAACTTAATTCTTCTTTGTAAAAGTTAACTTTAATAATCTTTTTTTTATTGTTTTTATCAAACAAAGTAATTTGTTTAACAATTGGTTTATCTTTTCTGTGTTTAATAATATTGTTACTATCAAATGATTTATTTTGAACATTCATTCATGAAGATATTTTGTCATTGTGTTCAAAATAATAAGCTTCATTTTTAAATTCAATTTTTTTTGAAGCTAAATATTCAGGATATATAAAAGCCCTTAAATTTGCTTGAGTATTCAAATCTAAATAATTAGGATTTCTAAAGATAGTATCTTCAATTTCCGGGATTATTGTAAAGTCATTTTTATTTTTAGTATTTGAATTCTTTTTAAAATTTAATTTAATATGCGAAGCAGAAAACACTTGGTTACTACTAATTTTTTTAGTTGTGAACCATTCAAATTTATTAGTAAATTTTTGACCATAATCACTAAATGCAAAAATTAACTTATTTGTTTCATTTTTGTTATTTGATATAACTTGGTTTTCAATAAGTGCAGAAGGATATGTACATCTAGTTATATGTTTACTGAAAAAATTTTCATCACATCTAATCAAATACAAATATAGATCTTTTATATTTCCATTGATTGCATATAAATTTTTTCTAAAATTAATTATTGCTTCATTTACTGTTTCAAAAGCATTAATGAAACAATCTTCTTTTTCAGTACTAGTACAAGAATAAATATTAAAAAAATAGTCAAAAAAACTAAACTCATTTTGACTATTAATTGAAAATCCTTTTTGAAAAACTTCTTCAGGGCTTTTGTAATCAACTCTATATAAAAATTTTGGTGGTTTATTTTCTAATAATGAATAATATTCAGGTAATCAAGATGATTTAATATCATTGTTAATCATAGTAATTTAATTAAAACATTTATTCAAAATGTTTTCTAATATCATTAACTCATTTTTTAAT is drawn from Malacoplasma penetrans HF-2 and contains these coding sequences:
- the uvrA gene encoding excinuclease ABC subunit UvrA encodes the protein MNNKVNTRDFIVVKGARENNLKNVDIDIPKNKFVVMTGLSGSGKSSLAFDTIYAEGQRRYLESLSSYARQFLGGNEKPDVDSIEGLSPAISIDQKTTSHNPRSTVGTVTEIYDYLRLLFSRIGKPYCPNGHGLISTLSIKQMIDTVYENKEESKIQILSPIISQEKGTFKNKIEELKRQGYLRLRIDGNIYSLDDEIELEKTKKHNIDILIDRIILNNDTVTRSRIYDAIEKSVKEANGKVIVLVDDKELFFSQNHACNECGFSIPELEPRFFSFNSPVGACKSCNGIGFNFLPDTAKIVPDPSLSIKEGAIAYFRSVMMTPTMDLKREMSVWKEHDINLDVPFKELSKKEKNIIFYGDEDIGELKIDVNEQSIYSSSSFLYNNGLVNLIMRRFSETQSERAREYYEKFMSNLSCPSCNGQKLSIEALSVKINNKNIIDLTEKNINDLTNFFIELELNETDRNIAHLALKEIVDRLSFLENVGLNYLTLSRSASTLSGGESQRIRLATQIGSSLTGVLYVLDEPSIGLHQKDNEKLIETLKKMRDLGNTLIVVEHDEDTIRASDYLIDIGPKAGDFGGEVVAAGTVSEVSENKKSITAQYLSGKLKIEVPSKRRHGNGKTIELVGASGNNLKNVTVSFPLNKLIAVTGVSGSGKSTLINETLIKGIEKKLTNPFIVPAPFKDIKGLKNVDKIIKVSQDPIGRTPRSNPATYVSVFDDIRDLFANTKEAKARGFQKGRFSFNVSGGRCENCSGDGLIKIEMHFLPDVFVKCESCNGKKYNQETLQVLYKGKSIYDVLEMSVVEARDFFYEIPEIKRKLDLMVEVGIDYLKLGTSSTHLSGGEAQRIKLAKYLQKRATGKTIYVLDEPTTGLHIHDIAKLITVLNRIVDNGDTVIVVEHNLDLIKCADYVIDLGPDGGINGGQLVAYGTPEEIIEKKAVSYTGLFLEKNMYKDK